The Bacteroidota bacterium genomic interval CATTGCACGGGACTTGTCATCAACGCGTCAGAACTATATCTTCTGAACGTTCGCCGCTTGCAGGCCTTTCGGTCCATTCTCAACATCGAATTGAACCTGGTCGCCTTCGTTCAAGTTCTTGAACCCTTCGCCGACGATCGAGCGGTAGTGCACAAACACATCCTCGCCCGACGGCCGCGAAATAAATCCAAAACCCTTGGTCCGGTTGAACCATTTGACTGTTCCTTTTTCCACGGAACGTCTCCTTTCGTAAAAGATTTTTCAAAAACCTTTTTTCCGCAGGTTGTACGGAAAAAAGCGTACAGCGTTGACTCTTGCTGCCATAAACAAAAAATCGCATCAACGGCTTGCTGCATCTACCTTTCGATGCGACTACATTTCGTCTATCGATGTTTCAGAAATCGGTCCGAAGGTTCCTTCGGAAAAGGATAACCCTTGTGCCTCTGTCTTTGAAAAATCTCAAGCGAAAAAGCAATGACAAGCGCAATAACGATGTACTATTAATTGCGTCGATAATATACACCTTATTCCGGAGAAGAGCAAGGGGTTTTTCAGTCCCGGGTCACGCGCGGGAGTCGATTCTGATCGTAACGGAAAGGTTCGGGACTTGGAGCTTCGGGCCAAGAACTCCCAATGTATTGCCTCTTTCCAAAAAAGGTGTATCTTTGCTCTCAATCTTCCTCGGATATTCTGACTAATCCTGGTAATGGCTGGCACATACGACTTCGACCTCATAGTAATCGGCTCGGGACCGGCGGGTGAAAAGGGAGCGGCGCAGGCCGCCTATTTCGGGAAGAAAACAGCGATCATAGAAAAAGCCCCGCGTGTCGGCGGTGCGGGGGTCAACACCGGCACCGTTCCGAGCAAAACCCTCCGTGAAACAGCCCTCTATTTTTCAAACCTCCGGCAGCGCGGACTCTACGGCATCGACTACAGCGTCAAGCAGAACATCTCCATCGAAGATTTCATGTACCGCAAGACGCATGTCGTCAACAACGAATGGGACCTCATTTACCAGAACATCGAACGGCACAACATCGAGCTGATCTTCGGGAATGCTTCCTTTGCGGATGCGCACACTGTCCAGGTCGAAAGAGACGGGTCGATAGAAAAATACACCGCCGAGTTTATTCTCATCGCAACCGGCTCGATCCCCAACCGGCCGGACAATTTTCCGATCGACGACCGCCTTGTCTACGACAGCGATTCCATCCTCAACATGGACCGCATGCCGAGGAACCTTGCGGTCGTCGGCGGCGGCATCATCGGCTGCGAATATGCCACGATCTTTACCGCTCTTGGAATTCCTGTTACCCTCATCGAATCGAAGCCACGGCTTCTTTCCTTTATCGACGGAGAGGTCTCGGAGCGCCTTCACAAACATCTCACGCATCTCGGCATGACGATCCTTGTCAACGAAGTGTACGAGCGGCTTGACAAGGGAACGGAGACGGTCACCATCCACCTGAAGAGCGGGAAAAAAGTCATTGCCGACAAGGTGCTGGTCGCTGCCGGAAGATACGGGAACACAAAAAATTTAGGACTCGAGAAGCTCAGCATCGCTCCGAACGCAAAAGGACAGATCGCTGTCAATGCGCAATTCCAGACATCAGCACCGAACGTGTATGCGGCGGGAGATGTCATCGGCTTTCCTTCGCTCGCCTCCACGTCGATGGAGCAGGCGCGCGTCGCCATGTGCCATGCTTTCAAGCTCGAGTACAAAAAGCAGGTCTCGCCGTTTATTCCCCTCGCTGTTTACTCGATTCCAGAAATTTCCTATGCGGGGGCCACCGAGGAAAAATTAAAGGAGCAAAAAATTCCGTACTGCGCCGGCAGGGCGATGTTCGAGCTCAACGCCCGCGGACAGATCATCGGCGACCTGAGCGGCATGGTAAAACTTCTTTTCTCTCCTTCCGACCAGAAGCTTCTCGGCGTCCATATAATAGGGGAAGGAGCGTCCGAACTGATTCATATCGGACTTTTCGTCCTCTCGCAAGGGCTCACCATCGATTATTTCATTCAATCGGTGTTCAATTTCCCAACGCTCTCCGAGGCGTATAAATACGCAGCATATGACGGGCTGGGGAATCTGCAAAAAATGAAGTAATTCGAAGCTTGGGCCGGGTCAAATCGGACGCGTCCCAACCAAATACCTCCGGCAAATGTCCGACGTGCGGATTCCGCAATCCCGTTTTTTCCTTCCTGCTTGCTTTTCATTTTTAGCGCCCGTACTTTTGTACCGAAGTTTTTCCTTCCGGAAAGGGGTGCGATATGAAATCCTACCGAATCGGCGGCATGCTTGCGGCGCTGTCGTTAAGTATCTCTTCTCTCATTTTTCCGCAACAAAGTCAGACGTTCGACACTGCCGCATTTAAGCAATTCATTGCGTCACATCAAAACCTGTCAACGGAACAACTACAGTCTCTTTACGGCGCTGGAACGTTCTCGGCGGGAGCTCATACCGTTTGCGGTTCCGCTCAATACTTCGACAGCATCAATCAGCGATACGGTCTCACCGCTGCCGAACAATCTCTCCTGAATAAGAACGGTTTCATGGTCACGGAGCGGCTGAAGCCATATTCATTTGCCGACGGTTATCTGCAAATATACCGTTATGATCTGCCGGTCTTTGTTTCGACCGACGCCATCCTCCATGCTTTGCACATGTCATGCGATGCGCTTCTGATGCAGGTCGAGACCGACGTCCTGTACGAAAAGCTCGACACGCTCCTGTCCGCCCTTCACAGCCAGCTTCCGTCGATGGCAGCACGCTACCCCTCCGCTTCGATGAAGAACATGCTGGATGATATCGATATTTATCTCACCGTTCCTCAGCAGCTTTTGGGGAGATCGGCGACTCCCACGTTCAGCGAAAATACCAATGCTGTCAGCCAGCTTCTGAGCTTGATCAAAGGCGAACAGCCCGCAGACGTCGATCTCTTTTCGGACACGAAGCGCACAATAGACTTCAGTCAGTTCACGCCGAGGGGACACTATACACAGACCCAGCAGCTGACAGAATATTTCCAAGCAATGATGTGGCTCGGCCGCATTGAGATGTACATTATTTCCCCCATCAGCGCCGGACTGCAGCAAACCGATGCAGATATCCAGCGTCAGGCGGTCGATGCCGTTCTTCTCAGCGAGATGATGGACGGAGCGGACAAGTATCCTTTGCTGGGGCAGATCGACGGCATCATCCAGGCATTCGTAGGAGCATCGGATAATATCACGCTCCCAAACATCCGGTCGCTGATTCAATCGAACAATATCACAAGCGCCGACCTGCTGCTGGATTCGCTCACGTGGAAAAGCTTTCAGGATACGGTGGCACAAAAGCCATACGCATTCCAGCGTATCAACTCGCAGATCCTCATGTCCGACCCTATGAGCTCCGCGCAGGCAAAGCCGGCTTCTTCATTCCTGCTGCTCGGTCAGCGGTTTGTGATCGACTCGTATGTTACCGGGAACGTCGTGTACGATAAGATCATCTATGACAACATGAAGATCCTGCGGATGCTGCCGTCGACGCTGGACG includes:
- a CDS encoding cold-shock protein → MEKGTVKWFNRTKGFGFISRPSGEDVFVHYRSIVGEGFKNLNEGDQVQFDVENGPKGLQAANVQKI
- the sthA gene encoding Si-specific NAD(P)(+) transhydrogenase; translated protein: MAGTYDFDLIVIGSGPAGEKGAAQAAYFGKKTAIIEKAPRVGGAGVNTGTVPSKTLRETALYFSNLRQRGLYGIDYSVKQNISIEDFMYRKTHVVNNEWDLIYQNIERHNIELIFGNASFADAHTVQVERDGSIEKYTAEFILIATGSIPNRPDNFPIDDRLVYDSDSILNMDRMPRNLAVVGGGIIGCEYATIFTALGIPVTLIESKPRLLSFIDGEVSERLHKHLTHLGMTILVNEVYERLDKGTETVTIHLKSGKKVIADKVLVAAGRYGNTKNLGLEKLSIAPNAKGQIAVNAQFQTSAPNVYAAGDVIGFPSLASTSMEQARVAMCHAFKLEYKKQVSPFIPLAVYSIPEISYAGATEEKLKEQKIPYCAGRAMFELNARGQIIGDLSGMVKLLFSPSDQKLLGVHIIGEGASELIHIGLFVLSQGLTIDYFIQSVFNFPTLSEAYKYAAYDGLGNLQKMK